CTCACATGAATTCAGAACACCATTAAGCACAATTTTATCTTCTGCGTCACTCCTCAATAAATATACTAAAACAGAAGAGCAAGAAAAACGCGACCGGCACATAATGCGAATTAAGGATGCGGTAGGTAGTATGAAAAATATTTTGGAAGATTTTCTTTCATTGGGAAAATTGGAAGACGGATTGGTTACTGCCAGGTATGAAAATTTAGAGGTTCAAGACTGTGTACATGCAATAAAAATATTAATTGAAGATATACAGCAGATCTGCAAACCAGGACAAAAACTTATATTTACACATGTTGGCGAAGGAAACCTTGTTACTGATTTAAATATGATTAAAAATATTCTTGTAAATCTAATTTCAAATGCCATTAAATTTTCTGCTGAAAATTCAGTGATCAATATAGATTGTATTTTAGACGGTGCCGTAATTAAAATTGTAGTAAAAGATAATGGAATAGGAATTTCGGAAGAAGACCAGGAACACTTGTTCGAACGTTTTTTCAGAGCTAAAAATGCCTCCAATATTCAGGGAACCGGTTTGGGATTACACATAGTTTCAAAATATCTGGAGTTGATGAATGGAAAAATATCATTAAAAAGTATATTGAATGAAGGAACTACTTTCACTTTGGAAATTCCAAATATAAATTCATAAGTTATAATATTAACATGAAAAAGAAATTACTATTAATTGAAGATAATACAGAACTGCGTGAAAATACTGTAGAGATTTTGGAACTTGCAAATTACACGGTATTTTCGGCGGAGAATGGCAAAATTGGAGTTGACATTGCACTTGCGGAAAAGCCTGATCTCATCATTTGCGATATTATGATGCCGGTTCTGGATGGTTATGGTGTGATACATTTATTGGGACAGAACGATGAGACAAAAAATATCCCATTTATCTTTCTAACTGCTAAAACAGAAAAGTCGGATTTCAGAAAAGGTATGGAAATGGGTGCTGATGATTATATTACAAAACCGTTTGACGATATTGAATTACTGAGAGCAATAGAGGTGCGATTTAAAAAACATGAATTGCTGCGTTCTGCATTTACAAACGACATTCATGGAGTGAATGAATTTATAAATTTAGCGAATGAAACAGCAGGTCTTGAATTGACATCTGATCTTCGGGAAGTGCGAGAATACAAAAAAAAGCAGTTTTTATATTCAGAAAACAACAGGCCTCATAATATTTATTACGTAATAAAAGGAAAAGTAAAAACCTATTTAATAAATGAAGATGGAAAAGAATTGATCAATGCAATTTATACCAACGGAGATTTTATTGGGTATACAGCTATATTGGAAAATAAACCCTATGCAGAAAATGCAGAATTTATGGAGGATTCTGAATTAATGCTTATACCTGCGGAGGATTTTACTGCGCTTATTAACAAGGATATGATAGTGGCACAACAGTTTATTAAATTGCTCACAAAAAATATTTCTGACAAAGAAGAAAAGCTTATTGCATTAGCATATAATTCTCTTCGGAAACGTGTTGCAGCCAGTTTGATGGAAGTATATGATATCTTTAAAAAATCGGATCCCAATAATTCAAAAGTAGAAATTTCCAGAGAAAATCTTGCACGTGTGGTTGGTACCGCTAAAGAATCGCTGATAAGAACATTAAGCGATTTTAAAGATGAAAAATTAATAGATATTAAGGAAGGTAAGATCTATATATTGGATGAAAAAAAACTCAGAAACCTCCCATTTTAAGATGTCTATTTTCTGCTGAATAATTCCCCTTCTATGTTCTGTCTCTCCAGAGTCCAGTCCTCAGTTAAAGTAGTTTCCACCCAAACTTTGCCCGCTTTTCTAAATACCAATACTCCAATACCGAATTTATTAAAGTGATCCTTTAGGGTTACTACTCTATCGTTTTTATCAATATGTATCGCAACTTTATCAGAATTGCCATTTAAAAATTGTATTTTTTGATTCGCCCCTAATTTTTCAATACTTGATTTCTCATCTCCTGTGCGTCTGCGAAAAAATTCTATTCGCAAAAAAGGGAAATACCTGTTAAATTCTTGCTGTAACTCTCCAATTAATTTATTTCCCTGGATATCCATTTTTAACCTTTTGCTATTCTTTTCATCATTAAAACTTACCGGATATGTCATATTAAACTCCTCCTACATGGTTCATTGCAAACTTTTATTGCATTTACCAACTGCAAAAATGAAAAAATGCCGCAAAGGTATAGATGATTAAAATCACCAATTTTAATGATGATGATTGACAGGTGTCGAAGCACTTAAAATAGAAAAACCCGCCAGAACAAAAGCTGGCGGGTTTTTCTATTTTAAGTGTATTTATTGAATTGTAATTGTTTTTATCTGCAGTCCTTCAGATGTTAAAACTTTTAATAAATATATACCCGAAGTCAGATCAGCAACATGTAATGTTGAGGTATGTCCTGATAAATCCTGACTAATTATCAAACTTCCTTTCAGGTCATAAATTTCAGCATTTAAAAGGTTAACATCGGCAGATGCAATTTGTATATTATCTACAGCCGGGTTAGGAAAAATATCTAATTTATTATTCAATAAATTATCCTGTAACCCAGTAATTTCCACATCGCTGTTAATTCCGTATGATTCCGAATTACTTGGAATTCCACCAACATCGGTTTTAAGATCAAAATACTGAAATAAAGGTCCCTTTACTCCTGCTTTATACCAATAATAAAGAGTGTAATCATATACAAATGTAAAAGGTATACCCACCGCTTCATCACTGAAATCTTGCTCAATTTTTACTCTTAAAACATTTGTATAAGTTCCTGATGGCAGAATTAGGGTTCCGTAACCATCTGCGTTCATTTCATTTGATCCGTCACGAATCATATCATACCCTGAGAAAAATTCAGCATGCAGATCATCGGAATTGGTTGTTCCGTAAGTTAAAGGAAAAATAAGTATTTCTTCCGGGTCACTATAACTTATTGTTGTTGCCGGGGTATAAACACCATACACAGTATATTCCGAAGGAGTGATCTTAAAAAAACCAAAACTCCCTGATCCGTCATCACTTGCAGTATTTGCACCTGGAAATTCCGCAGCTTCACCTGTTGCGGAAGGATCCACTAGAGTATAACCTACTGTAGTACCAGAGGTAGAGATGCCGGAAAAATCCCACGTAACATTTTCACCGGCAGCACCAGGGTCAAAGTCAGTAGTATTTACATTCACATAAGATAATTCATCTCCGATGGTACCAGCAACCGAGGATGTAATTGTTGGCTGAGCATAACAAGCTATGCTAATTGTTACCATTAATAAAGTAAAAAGTTTTTTCATAGTATTTTTTTTAGCAAAGTTAATAAATGACTAGGTAATAAATGTTAATATGATCCCTAAAAACGCCTCCGGTTGTTCAGCATGCACCCAATGCCCTGAATCTTCCACTGTTTTTAAGATGGCATTTGGAAAAACTTTTTGAATATCATCCCAATCTTCATTCACAATATATTTGGAATTTTCGCCTCTTACAAACAATACATCTCCTGTAAACGTATTTAAAACTTTTACGGGTGCAAGAATTTCGTCATCGTAATTGGCTGATAATGCTTCCAAATTGAACTTCCACCGGTAACTCCCATTTACATTTCTTGATAAATTTTTTAATAGAAATTGTTGTACTGTAATATCCGACAGCTTATCAGCCATAAGTATCTCAGCATCTTTTCTGGAATGGATGGTTTTAAGATCTATAGACTGTAACGCATCAAAAATGGAATCGTGTCCTCCCGGATAACGTTTAATTCCCATATCCACTATAATAAGTTTATTTACCTTTTCGGGGTGCTGAAGTGCAAATTGCATTGCCGTTTTACCACCCATGGAATGTCCGATGATATGCGCTTTTGATATTTGATGGTGTGTAAAAAATACACTAAGGTCATCCGCCATTAATTGGTATGAATGCTCCGGAGTATGTGGAGATTTTCCATGATTGCGTTGGTCGATAAGGTAAACAGTAAATTTTTCTTCTAAGGATCTTGCTATGGTTTTCCAGTTATCCAACATTCCGAATAATCCATGAAGAATAATTATAGGATATCCGGATCCTGATTTTATATAATTGAGTTCCATTATTTCATCTTCATTCTTTTCACTAAATAAGGCATTAATACCTGACTAAATTCCTTATTCATATCAGCTTCTATAAAATCAATTTTGTATTGATCGCATCGTGTTTTTAAATTCTTCATAAATTTCACCATTTGTTCCATGTAGTGAGATTTAACTTCATTGCTTCTAACTTTAACTTTTTCACCACTTTCCATATCAACAAAAACATATGGTCGGTTATCGTAGGTAAAATCTATTTCGTGTTTTTTATCCACTACATGAAATAAAATTACTTCATGTTTATTGTGTTTTAAATGTTGCAGCGCAGAAAAAAGTTCTTCCGTGTTTTCATTGCCTTCAAACATATCGCTGAAAACAATCACCAAACTCCGGCGATGCACATTTTCCGCAATTACGTGCAAACATTTTGCAGCTTCAGTTTTCAGATCTCTGGATGATCTTCCAATAAAATTCTCCAACTGAGATTGCAATAATTTTTGATGAACAATATTACTTGCAGCTTTTGTATGCAGCAAAATATCATCCGCAAAAATGGTAAGTCCCGCAGCATCTCTTTGCAATTTTAATAGATGCATGATAGAACTGGCACAAATGGCAGAAAATATGAGTTTATTAATGTGTAATCCCTGTTCATTTTTTTCTGCTTCGGGAAAATACATACTCGAGGAAGCATCGATCACGATCTGACAACGCAGATTGGTTTCTTCCTCATATTTTTTTGTGAATAACTTATCCGTTCTTCCGTAAACTTTCCAGTCGATATGACGTGTGGCCTCTCCGGGATTATAAATTCTATGTTCTGCAAATTCTACAGAAAATCCATGAAAGGGGCTTTTATGTAATCCTAAAATAAAACCTTCCACTACCTGTTTAGCAAGAAGCTCCAGGTTTTCAATACTGCGCAGGTCCTGAATGGACATCAATTGTTGGGTTGTAGCCATATTCTATGCAAATAACCCTGAATTAGAAAATTTGAAATTTACTTCAAACCATTTGTTTTATCTAATTTTCAATTCAGGGCTTACGTAAAAAGCCTTCCTACTAACGCAAGAAGGCTTAAATTAAGTATGTTTAACAAATTACATATGTTGTTTCACCTTCGCATCGAGCACACTTTTAGCAACTGCACCCACCTGTTTGTCGATTACCTGGCCATTTTTTATAAATAAAATGGTTGGGATGTTGCGAATCCCGTACATCATAGAGATCTCAGGGTTAAAGTCAACATTCACTTTGCCGATGTTCACCTTACCGTGGTAGTCTTTCGACAATTCTTCGATAACTGGTCCAACAACCCTGCAAGGTCCGCACCATTCAGCCCAAAAGTCGATTACAGTAAGTTTTTCACTTTCAAGAACATCTTGCTTGAAGTTCGCATCGTTAAATTCTAATGCCATAGTAATTTTTGATTTTATTGGTTTATTAATTAAGAACATTATTGTAACAATCAAGTGTGGGATTAGTTCCTGCACCACTCATTTTTCCCCTCCTATCCCGGCTCTGCAAATTTAACCAGCTACTTTTAAAGTTACCTCCCCAAATTTCCCCAAACTGTTCAAAACTGGACTTTCTGCTTTGATACAGCCATTTTGGGTTCTGAAATAGACGTCAAAATTCTCGGTTTCCTCCACAATTTTCAGTGCGATCCTGTCATTTCCCGGGTGTGCCTTGATAAGATCTCCAACGGCATCAATAAAGGAATGGTTCAAATCGGAAAGTGAGATGCTTAAGGTGATCTTCATGGTCTTTTTCTCACGCATTTCACTGAGCAATTGAATATCCGTCACCCAAAAACGTTTTCTTTCCGGATCATTTCTGTCTGTTTGATAATTTCCCTTTACGTATAATACATTACCGGTTTGGTCAACGTAATTTTTGAATTTAATATAATTGCTTTTAAATAATCCAAGTTCTAAATGGCCGCTGAAATCTTCCAATGAAAAAATGGTGTATTTATCACCCGACTTTCCGATCTTGGTATCAGTAGATGCGATATATCCTACAATAGAAATTTCGCCTTTATCCGTAAATTTTTCTATTTCATTTATGGCACATGTTTTAAATGCATCCACTTCAATTCTATAATCATCAAGTGGATGTCCGCTTAAATAAATACCTATTACTTCAAATTCTTTTTTTAATTTTTCTACGGTGTTCCATTCAGGCCATTCCGGAATTTTTGGTTCCGCAACCTCACTGTCAATGGTATCACCAAATAAAGTATTTTGAGCATTATTGACATTATCGGTGAAATTATTTCCGTAGCGTATTGCATTTTCTAAAACATTAATAGTTTCATTTTTTCCAACCGCAAAATATTGTGCACGAAAAACATTAAAACTATCAAAAGCGCCGGCAAGCACAAGCGACTCCAAGGTCTTTTTATTTACACTGCGCAGATTAACTCTTCTTGTAAGATCATATAAACTTTTATAGGGACCATTTGCATTGCGTTCTCTTATCAGCTCAACAACTGCAGCCTCTCCTACCCCTTTGATCGCGGTTAATCCAAAACGAATTTCACCATTTTTATTTACGGCAAAAGTTACATTACTTTCGTTTACATCAGGAGGTAATACAGAAATTCCCATACGGCGACATTCATCCATAAAGAAACTCACTTTTTCAATATTCCCCTGATTATGTGTGAGCACTGCACTCATATATTCAGCAGCGTAATTTGCTTTAAGATAGGCAGTTTGATAAGCAACTAAAGCATAACAAGTTGAATGCGATTTATTAAATGCATATTGTGCAAATGCTTCCCAATCGCCCCATATTTTTTCACATATTTTTTTATCAAAATTATTTTTTTCGCAACCCTCGATAAATTTCGATTTCATTTTATCGAGCACATCCTTTTGTTTTTTACCCATTGCCTTACGCAGGGTATCCGCATCTCCTTTTGTGAAATTTGCGAGGCGTTGTGAAAGTAACATTACCTGTTCCTGATAAACAGTAACACCATATGTTTCCTTTAATATTTCCTCCATTTCCACAAGGTCGTAATGAATTTCCTCACGCCCGTGTTTGCGTTTGATATAAGTAGGAATATATTCAATAGGACCCGGACGATAAAGAGCGTTCATCGCAATAAGGTCTTCAAATTTATCGGGTTTTAATTCTTTCAGATATTTTTGCATTCCCGGACTTTCAAACTGAAATGTTCCGTTTGTTTCGCCGCGCTGATATAATTCGAAGGTGGGTTTATCGTCTAAAGTAATTGTGTCGATATCAATGGTTACGCCATGATTTTGTTTAATTAAATTTAATGCAGTTTTAAGAATGGATAAAGTTCTTAAACCAAGAAAGTCCATTTTAATTACACCTGCATTTTCTATCACTTCTCCTTCAAACTGTGTGATATATAGATCCGAATCCTTTGCAACTGCAATTGGAATCAGGTCGGTAAGATCGCATGGTGCAATAATTAACCCTGCAGCATGCACACCGGTATTGCGCACCGATCCTTCTAAAACTAAAGCCTCTTTAATTACTTTACTTCTCAGATCATCACCATCTTCAAATATTTTGCGCAACGCCTTTGCATTTGCCATTTCATCCGGTGATAAATTTTCTTTTTCAAATAAGGAATTATCACCGTTTAGGGGTGCATTAATAAATCTGTTTAATGAAATACCCGGGCGTTCAGGAATAAATTTACTTAGTGCATTACTATCTGAAATTGCCATATCCAAAACACGTGCAACATCTTTTAAACTTGTTTTGGCAGCCATGGTACCATAGGTAATTAATTGTGCAACCTGATTTTTTCCGTATTTCTGCACAACATAATCAATAACTTTTTGCCGCCCGTCATCATCAAAATCCGTATCAATATCTGGCATCGACTTTCTATCAGGATTTAAAAATCTTTCGAAGAGCAGATTATATTTCATGGGATCGATATTGGTTATCCCAATACAATATGCAACTACAGATCCTGCAGCCGATCCTCTTCCGGGACCAACAAATACACCCATGTCGCGCCCTGCTTTTATAAAATCCATTACAATGAGAAAATATCCTGCAAAACCCATTGTTTTAATGGTAAACAATTCGAAATTGATGCGTTCCTCAGTGAGTGCTTCAATTTCGCCGTACCGTTTTTTTGCACCTTCAAAGGTGATGAACTTTAAATATTCCCATTGATTTAAAACATCATCCTCATGAATTTTAAATTCGGCGGGTACAGGAAATGCGGGCAATAATATATCGCGTTTAAGATCTAATAATTGTATCTTATCAACTATTTCATTGGTATTTTCAATTGCCTCAGGTACATCATCAAAAAGAGTTATCATTTCTGATGATGTTTTAAAATAAAACTGATCGTTATAAAAAGCAAAACGTTTGCCTTTGCTTTGCATATCATCGTCACCAAAATCCTTCATTTTTGGCGTTGCCTGTTTTTCTCCGGTATTGATACACAATAAAATATCATGTGCGTTTGCATCACCTTGATCAACATAATGTGCATCGTTGGTTGCAATCACTTTAACATTATATTTTTTTGCATATTGCATTAAAACATCATTCACATAAACCTGATCGGGGATGTCATGACGCTGCAATTCGATATAATAATCCTCACCAAATAAATTATGCCACCATTTGAATGTTTCCTCTGCCTCTTCCTTACTTTTTTTCATGATGGCTCGGGGAACCTCAGCAGCGAGACAACAGGTGGTTGCAATTAATCCTTCATGATATTTTTCAATAATGGATCTGTCGATGCGAGGGTATTTACCGTACATGCCCTGCGTATAACCCAGGGAACACATTTTTACTAAATTTTTATATCCTACCTCATTTTTGGCAAGCAGCACCTGATGATATCGCACATCTTTCTCTTCCCGGGTAAAATTTTTCCGGTACATATCACTCACGATATAAAATTCGCAACCAACTACAGGTTTGATCTTTGGTGTTCCATCGGCATTTTTGTGTTTATAGGCCTCTGCCACAAATTGAAATGCGCCAAACATGTTGCCGTGGTCGGTAATTGCGAGCGCGGGCATTTCGTCTGCAACTGCTTTCTTATATAGCCTGCTTATGTCACTGGCTCCGTCGAGCAGCGAAAACATGGTATGATTGTGAAGATGTGAAAATTTCATTTTTTTTAAAGGTCGGCTAAATTAGAAAGAAGCCCAAATGAAGGTAAAAAAAATGACGGGATTTTTTAAACAGGTTGTGCACAAGATTAAATAAAAAAGTTTCGTTTAAGCTAAGTAAATGTAATTCAGCACATTGAATTGTCTATAAAACTGCATAAACTCACTGAAAAAATGTAATTTTAAATAAATTGTGGGTCCTGATGAAAACGATCATTTCTTGTCTTTTTATTCTTTATACCCGGTTTCGCAAGCGGACAAAATAATACCTGGTATTTCACCGGTATTACCGATACAGTAATTAGTATCACTTCCCTCAACAATAAAATTTGGGCTGCAACTCAAAACGCGGGGTTAAAGATTTTTGATCAAACCACAGGAGAAATTACAACCTATAATAAAAATAATTTACAGGTGGGAACTAATGATTTCAGGATGATCAGATCACTGAATAATAAAATTTATGCCGGCGCTTTTTTTGGTGGATTATATATTTATGAAAATGATAGCTGGAGTTGGATTGATACTTCCAATTCACCTATACCGGGAATGAATGTAAATGATGTAGCATTCGACAGTGTCAATTCCATTTTATGGATCGCAACAAATAAAGGTCTTGCAAAGGTTCAGAATGATAGTTGGCAAATATTTGATTCAACCAATTCAGAACTGGGCGCAAATGATCTCACTTGTTTATTGAATGATAAAAACAATACGCTTTGGATAGGATCACGATTTTCAGGCGTTTCAAAATTAATTGATGGTGTTTTTACAAATTATAATTATGATAATTCAGGACTAAATTCAAATCTTATACGCACCATGATAAGTGATGATGAAGGCATTTTATATATAGCAGATTTTCTCGGTGTAGAAAAATATGATCCGGTTTCTGATGTTTGGTTGTTTGTATATAACACACTTACCTCCCAGCTTACACACAACAGTGTAAACCGCATGGCAATTGACGCGGAGGGAAATATTTGGTTTGCCACACACAATGGAATTACAAAAACAAATGCTACAGGAAGTTGGGATCAATTTTACAGTACTAATTCAAATTTACCACACAGTACTACGGATGGGTTGTATATAGATGATGCGGGAAAGGTATGGGCAGGTACCTTTGGTGGTATGGCTATTTATACTTCCTCAAACCAAATAGGATCATTTGATGATGTGGTAAATATATTTCCCAATCCATGTCGCGATCTTGTTACCATTTCTACAATAAATCCTATGTATATTTCCTTGTATTCCATAACCGGGAAACAACTTGTTTTAGAATATATTATGGAAGAAACGTATGGAGAATTTTTCAATTCTTTTAATGTTACTTCCCTTAGCAAAGGTATTTATGTTGTGGAATGTAAAAATGAAAATTCTGCTATCTCAAAAATATTTGTAAAAAATTGATGTCAATAATAAAGTTCCCTTACTATCAGTGATTTAGCCACAAGTTCTCCCTCCCATTCAAAATATATTTACGAGCTTCTATTATTGAAAAATTTCGCCATTTTTTCGGAAAATGGATAAATCTGTATTTTATTGACCTCAATATCTGCTGCAACTTTGTGAGTGGATCTTGGAAGGGATATACAAACAGTTCAGATTAATAAACAGTCCTTTTCAAAAACGATTTTTTGTAAGAACATCCTGAAACGGAAGTAGGGTATAGTAGTTGGGCATTTTAGAATAAACGTTATTTGAAATAATTTGTTTAAAAACTATATTTGTAGCCACATCTATTTGATCTATGGCAATAAATTATTCCGACTTCGAAAAAGTGGAAATGAGAACAGGCACAATACTGGAGGTAAATGACTTTCCGGGAGCAAAAAAACCTGCTTTTCAGTTAATAATTGATTTCGGAGAACTCGGAATTAAACGATCGAGTGCACAGATCACATCACATTACTCAAAGGCAGAACTCATAGGGAAACAAATTGTTGCCGTGGTAAATTTTCCACCTAAACAAATTGCTAATTTCTTCAGTGAGTGCCTTGTTTTAGGTGCAATTCAAACAGATGGTTCTGTTATATTACTCCAAACAGATAAAGTAATAGAAAACGGATTACGCATTGCATAATCTGATAATCTCTTGACTTTAGGATAGATGCTACTTCCTGTTGCAGTTACAATTACCATTGTAATTCGATTTAATTTTTAAGATGAACACCAAATAAATGGTGACAATTGTTTCCTGTTTACAGAACAAAAGTCATCCGATTTTTACTATTTAACCAATTTCTTTGTATATACATATAAATTTAACTTTTATGAAAAAAATATTATTTATTGCGGCATTATCCCTTAGCACAATAGCCATAAATGCTCAGGTAACGGAAGACTGGGTTTCGCAGGACGATTATTATGGTAAAGACGGCATCATGGTAGTAGTTGATGAGGCAGATAATGCCTTCACTCTTAGCGACATCTTTTATGGTGATATTTACCTTACGAAAAGAAGTCCGGACGGAACCATTCTATGGGCTGTAACCTACGACAATACAACACCATCTCAATGGGAAGTGGCAAGTTGTGTTGCCATCGATATTAATGGAGATGCCATTGTAACGGGATATACAAATACCGGATTTGGATCAGATTGGTTTCCGGTTCAAGCAGTTACTATGAAATTTAATGGTGAAGATGGTGCATTGATTTGGAGAGAAACATACAGCACCGGAGTTGCATACCGTGGACGCAAAGTATTAACGGACGCATCCGGAAATATTTATGTTGGTGGTGATGTAAATGCATGGATGATCTACCACGGAGAAGTGGGTAATATGATGGTAAAAAAATATGACACCAATGGAAATGAAATTTGGACAATTATTGCAGACAATCTTGGAAATCCAATGCCGGGAACACTTAATAATTTAGAATTTGACGCAGCAGGAAATATTGTTATAGCATCTTATGGTTCAACCATGGCTAAAATATCGCCTGCCGGAACCATATTATGGTATTTAAGCGGCATTGAAAATGGAATTATTGATATTGATCTGGATCCGTCAGGAAATATATTTGTTTTATCACATGGTTCCTTTGGCGTGATTCCGTTTATTTCAAGCGATTTCACAGTAAAAAAATATAATAATTCCGGATCATTATTATGGTCGCAACATTACGATTTTGGCAATGAAGAATTTGGTCGTCAAATTGAAAGCGATAATTCCGGTGGTGCATATATAATAGGATATGGTGGACTTTATTTCGACTGGATAACATTTAAAATAAATAGTACCGGAATTCTACAATGGTCGCAGGAATATGATGAGCACACAGGTAATGATGAAATACCAATGAAGATGGTAAAAGATAATGATGATAATATTTATGTAACAGGACAAGGTGGACCATGGCCGGGATATTTCTGGACTAGTTTAACTCAAATGGTTACTATTAAATATACACCTGATGGAGTTGCGGAATGGACAGCCTTACATGATTATTATACCAATGTAGGGACAGCAATTTGTCTTGCCTCTGATAATTCTATTTATGCTGTTGCTCAAATGTATGCAACTACAATACATTATACTCAGGCGCTTCCAACCCTTTGCGAAACTCCTGTAGGATTATTCACCAATAATATTACAACAACAAAAGCGAGACTTAATTGGACAGTTGATCCTGATGCATT
The genomic region above belongs to Bacteroidota bacterium and contains:
- the dnaE gene encoding DNA polymerase III subunit alpha encodes the protein MKFSHLHNHTMFSLLDGASDISRLYKKAVADEMPALAITDHGNMFGAFQFVAEAYKHKNADGTPKIKPVVGCEFYIVSDMYRKNFTREEKDVRYHQVLLAKNEVGYKNLVKMCSLGYTQGMYGKYPRIDRSIIEKYHEGLIATTCCLAAEVPRAIMKKSKEEAEETFKWWHNLFGEDYYIELQRHDIPDQVYVNDVLMQYAKKYNVKVIATNDAHYVDQGDANAHDILLCINTGEKQATPKMKDFGDDDMQSKGKRFAFYNDQFYFKTSSEMITLFDDVPEAIENTNEIVDKIQLLDLKRDILLPAFPVPAEFKIHEDDVLNQWEYLKFITFEGAKKRYGEIEALTEERINFELFTIKTMGFAGYFLIVMDFIKAGRDMGVFVGPGRGSAAGSVVAYCIGITNIDPMKYNLLFERFLNPDRKSMPDIDTDFDDDGRQKVIDYVVQKYGKNQVAQLITYGTMAAKTSLKDVARVLDMAISDSNALSKFIPERPGISLNRFINAPLNGDNSLFEKENLSPDEMANAKALRKIFEDGDDLRSKVIKEALVLEGSVRNTGVHAAGLIIAPCDLTDLIPIAVAKDSDLYITQFEGEVIENAGVIKMDFLGLRTLSILKTALNLIKQNHGVTIDIDTITLDDKPTFELYQRGETNGTFQFESPGMQKYLKELKPDKFEDLIAMNALYRPGPIEYIPTYIKRKHGREEIHYDLVEMEEILKETYGVTVYQEQVMLLSQRLANFTKGDADTLRKAMGKKQKDVLDKMKSKFIEGCEKNNFDKKICEKIWGDWEAFAQYAFNKSHSTCYALVAYQTAYLKANYAAEYMSAVLTHNQGNIEKVSFFMDECRRMGISVLPPDVNESNVTFAVNKNGEIRFGLTAIKGVGEAAVVELIRERNANGPYKSLYDLTRRVNLRSVNKKTLESLVLAGAFDSFNVFRAQYFAVGKNETINVLENAIRYGNNFTDNVNNAQNTLFGDTIDSEVAEPKIPEWPEWNTVEKLKKEFEVIGIYLSGHPLDDYRIEVDAFKTCAINEIEKFTDKGEISIVGYIASTDTKIGKSGDKYTIFSLEDFSGHLELGLFKSNYIKFKNYVDQTGNVLYVKGNYQTDRNDPERKRFWVTDIQLLSEMREKKTMKITLSISLSDLNHSFIDAVGDLIKAHPGNDRIALKIVEETENFDVYFRTQNGCIKAESPVLNSLGKFGEVTLKVAG
- a CDS encoding T9SS type A sorting domain-containing protein, with translation MIRSLNNKIYAGAFFGGLYIYENDSWSWIDTSNSPIPGMNVNDVAFDSVNSILWIATNKGLAKVQNDSWQIFDSTNSELGANDLTCLLNDKNNTLWIGSRFSGVSKLIDGVFTNYNYDNSGLNSNLIRTMISDDEGILYIADFLGVEKYDPVSDVWLFVYNTLTSQLTHNSVNRMAIDAEGNIWFATHNGITKTNATGSWDQFYSTNSNLPHSTTDGLYIDDAGKVWAGTFGGMAIYTSSNQIGSFDDVVNIFPNPCRDLVTISTINPMYISLYSITGKQLVLEYIMEETYGEFFNSFNVTSLSKGIYVVECKNENSAISKIFVKN
- a CDS encoding tRNA-binding protein, whose translation is MAINYSDFEKVEMRTGTILEVNDFPGAKKPAFQLIIDFGELGIKRSSAQITSHYSKAELIGKQIVAVVNFPPKQIANFFSECLVLGAIQTDGSVILLQTDKVIENGLRIA
- a CDS encoding T9SS type A sorting domain-containing protein; the encoded protein is MKKILFIAALSLSTIAINAQVTEDWVSQDDYYGKDGIMVVVDEADNAFTLSDIFYGDIYLTKRSPDGTILWAVTYDNTTPSQWEVASCVAIDINGDAIVTGYTNTGFGSDWFPVQAVTMKFNGEDGALIWRETYSTGVAYRGRKVLTDASGNIYVGGDVNAWMIYHGEVGNMMVKKYDTNGNEIWTIIADNLGNPMPGTLNNLEFDAAGNIVIASYGSTMAKISPAGTILWYLSGIENGIIDIDLDPSGNIFVLSHGSFGVIPFISSDFTVKKYNNSGSLLWSQHYDFGNEEFGRQIESDNSGGAYIIGYGGLYFDWITFKINSTGILQWSQEYDEHTGNDEIPMKMVKDNDDNIYVTGQGGPWPGYFWTSLTQMVTIKYTPDGVAEWTALHDYYTNVGTAICLASDNSIYAVAQMYATTIHYTQALPTLCETPVGLFTNNITTTKARLNWTVDPDAFQYEVWYKKTTAAAWKKKFVPGITNKLNLKNLQCNKNYEWQIRTICDTVGVDVVSDFSALQNFTTLVCREMETVMEENISFFPNPATDVLNINIVDITVNNITILDLSGKVLIVIENINTGTKTIDVSALTSGMYIIRFETDENIINERFIISK